A genomic window from Flavobacterium phycosphaerae includes:
- a CDS encoding SdrD B-like domain-containing protein, producing MEKFTCTLKQFKPKSVLLFFVFQLFLLTTMVQAQTQYNGCNLGGSSSSQTGYYGGFENGTGNFGTNASTDLVIIASGNLSSGQGKVGTNGNNVSGGASIGPNSGSYLLLAHPKANNDRLWYKTISVTPGATYEFCFYAANIKANPTSLPLNIIMNGVVVTSQVITTSQTNAAYTQVCGQYTVPAGVTSMEVAITDPNAGNDGALGKSHFLALDDLCFKQITVFTLGNQVWFDYNNNGIKDTNEPALGGVVVKLYDGAGVYTGSSLVTDANGYYLFTNLPAGNYSVGIVIPAGYTNSFTSGTSIITDNQNDGTAVNGGEIRTSVFSLTNSTVTVDFALTGLGSIGDFVWNDTNANGVQDGGETGIAGVTVTLTGSDSLGNAITMTTTTNSGGQYLFSNLPQGTYMVTFGAPACYLSSPASTPISNATNSDAVGGVVANINLAIGQNISYVDAGYYLPLKPTIACYQTATFNTNTCAWVITGTQPVKPTTACYETATFNTTSCQWDVTGTQPVKPTTACYETATFNTTSCQWDVTGTQPVKPQTACYQTATFNTTSCQWDVTGTQPVKPTTACYETATFNTTSCQWDVTGTQPVKPTTACYETATFNTTSCQWDVTGTQPVKPTTACYETATFNTTSCQWDVTGTQPVKPTTACYETATFNTTSCQWDVTGTQPVKPTTACYETATFNTTSCQWDVTGTQPVKPTTACYETATFNTTSCQWDVTGTQPVKPTTACYETATFNTTSCQWDVTGTQPVKPTTACYETATFNTTSCQWDVTGTQPVKPTTACYETATFNTTSCQWDVTGTQPVKPTTACYETATFNTTSCQWDVTGTQPVKPTTACYETATFNTTSCQWDVTGTQPVKPTTACYETATFNTTSCQWDVTGTQPVKPTTACYETATFNTTSCQWDVTGTQPVKPTTACYETATFNTTSCQWDVTGTQPVKPQTACYQTATFNTTSCQWDVTGTQPVKPTTACYETATFNTTSCQWDVTGTQPVKPTTACYETATFNTTSCQWDVTGTQPVKPTTACYETATFNTTSCQWDVTGTQPVKPTTACYETATFNTTSCQWDVTGTQPVKPTTACYETATFNTTSCQWDVTGTQPVKPTTACYETATFNTTSCQWDVTGTQPVKPTTACYETATFNTTSCQWDVTGTQPVKPTTACYETATFNTTSCQWDVTGTQPVKPTTACYETATFNTTSCQWDVTGTQPVKPTTACYETATFNTTSCQWDVTGTQPVKPTTACYETATFNTTSCQWDVTGTQPVKPETACYQTATFNTTSCQWDVTGTQPVKPTTACYETATFNTTSCQWDVTGTQPVKPTTACYETATFNTTSCQWDVTGTQPVKPTTACYETATFNTTSCQWDVTGTQPVKPTTACYETATFNTTSCQWDVTGTQPVKPTTACYETATFNTTSCQWDVTGTQPVKPTTACYETATFNTTSCQWDVTGTQPVKPTTACYETATFNTTSCQWDVTGTQPVKPTTACYETATFNTTSCQWDVTGTQPVKPTTACYETATFNTTSCQWDVTGTQPVKPTTACYETATFNTTSCQWDVTGTQPVKPTTACYETATFNTTSCQWDVIGTQPVKPTTACYETATFNTTSCQWDVTGTQAAAPTVNFVDNCNGTWTITASNYTGSLLWSTGTTTASITVNATGVYTVKQFINGCDSKAATINVVKTCLVADTYHTGTTCSDFKQGGNGRELDNLCYKANGGKIGVVTPGVFFYFTAIVAPSANFTIKVTESKGSSSSANQYGLMAIHGSNQITLWDPNCGKKSDAGVLSGTNNSQGTLTITNAIPGATYVLSVKYNPKSIQGNTYSGSVAPTVTYNFSTSIDNLNDGITNNFTLVPNSQTSIDLVSGCSVTDPVATTTTTARMASTFDAYPVPFRDELTVKCKFEQQSPVTIEIFDIRGVLVQTLTDDNGYNEKEIKMNVNFLNESGQVYLMRVTTNQGSEVKKIVSVKK from the coding sequence CAAGTGATTACAACATCACAAACTAACGCAGCTTACACTCAGGTATGCGGACAATACACAGTTCCTGCCGGAGTAACGAGCATGGAAGTTGCTATTACCGATCCGAATGCCGGAAATGATGGTGCGCTTGGGAAAAGCCACTTTTTGGCTTTAGACGATTTATGTTTTAAACAGATTACGGTTTTCACGCTTGGAAACCAAGTTTGGTTTGATTACAACAATAACGGAATCAAGGATACCAATGAGCCTGCTTTAGGTGGGGTTGTTGTAAAATTATATGATGGTGCCGGTGTTTATACAGGATCATCATTAGTGACTGATGCCAACGGATATTATTTGTTTACCAATCTTCCGGCTGGAAATTATAGTGTTGGAATTGTAATTCCTGCAGGGTATACCAATAGTTTTACCTCAGGAACAAGTATAATCACTGATAATCAAAACGATGGTACTGCGGTTAACGGAGGAGAGATAAGAACTTCGGTATTTTCATTAACAAACAGTACGGTAACCGTTGACTTTGCCTTAACCGGTTTGGGTTCAATTGGTGATTTCGTTTGGAATGATACCAATGCTAATGGTGTTCAGGACGGTGGAGAGACAGGAATCGCGGGTGTAACAGTTACACTTACAGGATCTGACAGTCTTGGTAATGCTATTACTATGACCACTACAACGAATTCAGGTGGACAATATTTATTTTCTAATTTACCACAAGGAACTTACATGGTTACTTTTGGAGCGCCAGCTTGTTATTTGAGTTCTCCTGCTTCAACTCCTATTTCTAATGCAACCAATAGTGATGCTGTAGGTGGAGTAGTGGCTAATATTAATTTAGCCATTGGACAAAATATTAGTTATGTTGATGCTGGATATTATTTGCCTCTAAAACCAACAATTGCATGTTACCAAACGGCAACATTCAACACTAATACTTGTGCTTGGGTTATAACAGGAACACAGCCGGTGAAACCAACAACAGCATGTTATGAGACTGCAACATTCAACACTACTTCATGTCAGTGGGATGTAACAGGAACTCAACCGGTTAAACCAACAACAGCTTGTTATGAGACAGCTACATTCAACACTACTTCATGTCAGTGGGATGTAACAGGAACACAACCGGTTAAACCACAAACGGCTTGTTACCAAACAGCTACGTTCAACACTACTTCATGTCAGTGGGATGTAACGGGAACACAACCGGTTAAACCAACAACAGCTTGTTATGAGACAGCTACATTCAACACTACTTCATGTCAGTGGGATGTAACGGGAACACAGCCAGTGAAACCAACAACAGCTTGTTATGAGACAGCTACGTTCAACACTACTTCATGTCAGTGGGATGTAACAGGTACGCAACCGGTTAAACCAACCACAGCTTGTTATGAGACAGCTACCTTCAATACTACTTCATGTCAGTGGGATGTAACAGGTACGCAACCGGTTAAACCAACAACGGCTTGTTATGAGACAGCAACATTCAACACTACATCATGTCAGTGGGATGTAACAGGTACACAACCGGTTAAACCAACCACAGCTTGTTATGAGACAGCTACCTTCAATACTACTTCATGTCAGTGGGATGTAACGGGAACACAACCAGTGAAACCAACAACAGCTTGTTATGAGACAGCTACGTTCAACACTACATCATGTCAGTGGGATGTAACGGGAACACAACCAGTGAAACCAACAACAGCTTGTTATGAGACAGCTACGTTCAACACTACTTCATGTCAGTGGGATGTAACAGGTACGCAACCGGTTAAACCAACCACAGCTTGTTATGAGACAGCTACCTTCAATACTACTTCATGTCAGTGGGATGTAACAGGTACGCAACCGGTTAAACCAACAACGGCTTGTTATGAGACAGCAACATTCAACACTACATCATGTCAGTGGGATGTAACAGGAACACAACCAGTGAAACCAACAACAGCATGTTATGAGACAGCTACATTCAACACTACATCATGTCAGTGGGATGTAACGGGAACACAGCCAGTTAAACCAACAACAGCATGTTATGAGACAGCTACCTTCAACACTACTTCATGTCAGTGGGATGTAACAGGAACACAGCCGGTTAAACCAACAACAGCATGTTATGAGACAGCTACATTCAACACTACTTCATGTCAGTGGGATGTAACAGGAACACAGCCGGTGAAACCAACAACAGCATGTTATGAGACTGCAACATTCAACACTACTTCATGTCAGTGGGATGTAACAGGAACTCAACCGGTTAAACCAACAACAGCTTGTTATGAGACAGCTACATTCAACACTACTTCATGTCAGTGGGATGTAACAGGAACACAACCGGTTAAACCACAAACGGCTTGTTACCAAACAGCTACGTTCAACACTACTTCATGTCAGTGGGATGTAACGGGAACACAACCGGTTAAACCAACAACAGCTTGTTATGAGACAGCTACATTCAACACTACTTCATGTCAGTGGGATGTAACGGGAACACAGCCAGTGAAACCAACAACAGCTTGTTATGAGACAGCTACGTTCAACACTACTTCATGTCAGTGGGATGTAACAGGTACGCAACCGGTTAAACCAACCACAGCTTGTTATGAGACAGCTACCTTCAATACTACTTCATGTCAGTGGGATGTAACAGGTACGCAACCGGTTAAACCAACAACGGCTTGTTATGAGACAGCAACATTCAACACTACATCATGTCAGTGGGATGTAACAGGTACACAACCGGTTAAACCAACCACAGCTTGTTATGAGACAGCTACCTTCAATACTACTTCATGTCAGTGGGATGTAACGGGAACACAACCAGTGAAACCAACAACAGCTTGTTATGAGACAGCTACGTTCAACACTACATCATGTCAGTGGGATGTAACGGGAACACAACCAGTGAAACCAACAACAGCTTGTTATGAGACAGCTACGTTCAACACTACTTCATGTCAGTGGGATGTAACAGGTACGCAACCGGTTAAACCAACCACAGCTTGTTATGAGACAGCTACCTTCAATACTACTTCATGTCAGTGGGATGTAACAGGTACGCAACCGGTTAAACCAACAACGGCTTGTTATGAGACTGCAACATTCAACACTACTTCATGTCAGTGGGATGTAACAGGAACTCAACCGGTTAAACCAACAACAGCTTGTTATGAGACAGCTACATTCAACACTACTTCATGTCAGTGGGATGTAACAGGTACTCAGCCAGTGAAACCAACAACAGCTTGTTATGAGACAGCTACCTTCAATACTACTTCATGTCAGTGGGATGTAACAGGTACTCAGCCAGTAAAACCAGAAACTGCTTGTTACCAAACTGCAACATTCAACACTACATCATGTCAGTGGGATGTAACGGGAACACAACCAGTGAAACCAACAACAGCATGTTATGAGACTGCAACATTCAACACTACTTCATGTCAGTGGGATGTAACAGGAACTCAACCAGTGAAACCAACAACAGCTTGTTATGAGACTGCAACTTTCAACACTACTTCATGTCAGTGGGATGTAACGGGAACACAACCAGTGAAACCAACAACAGCTTGTTATGAGACAGCTACGTTCAACACTACTTCATGTCAGTGGGATGTAACGGGAACACAACCAGTGAAACCAACAACTGCATGTTATGAGACTGCGACATTCAACACTACTTCATGTCAGTGGGATGTAACGGGAACTCAACCAGTGAAACCAACAACAGCTTGTTATGAGACAGCTACATTCAACACTACTTCATGTCAGTGGGATGTAACGGGAACACAGCCAGTGAAACCAACAACGGCTTGTTATGAGACAGCTACATTCAACACTACTTCATGTCAGTGGGATGTAACAGGAACTCAACCAGTGAAACCAACAACAGCTTGTTATGAGACAGCTACCTTCAATACTACTTCATGTCAGTGGGATGTAACAGGAACACAACCGGTTAAACCAACAACAGCATGTTATGAGACAGCTACATTCAACACTACTTCATGTCAGTGGGATGTAACAGGAACACAACCGGTTAAACCAACAACAGCATGTTATGAGACAGCTACATTCAACACTACTTCATGTCAGTGGGATGTAACGGGAACACAGCCGGTTAAACCAACAACTGCATGTTATGAGACAGCTACATTCAACACTACATCATGTCAGTGGGATGTAACAGGAACACAACCAGTGAAACCAACAACAGCATGTTATGAGACAGCTACATTCAACACTACTTCATGTCAGTGGGATGTAATAGGTACACAACCGGTTAAACCAACCACAGCTTGTTATGAGACTGCAACATTCAACACAACTTCATGTCAGTGGGATGTAACAGGAACACAAGCTGCTGCTCCAACAGTTAATTTTGTAGATAACTGTAACGGAACATGGACTATTACAGCTAGTAATTATACCGGAAGCTTGTTGTGGAGTACAGGTACAACTACAGCGTCAATAACTGTAAATGCTACTGGTGTTTATACTGTGAAACAATTCATCAACGGATGTGACAGTAAAGCGGCTACAATAAATGTTGTTAAAACATGTTTGGTAGCAGATACGTACCACACAGGAACCACTTGTAGTGATTTCAAACAAGGTGGAAACGGAAGAGAATTAGATAACCTTTGTTATAAAGCAAATGGAGGTAAAATTGGAGTAGTAACTCCGGGAGTATTCTTCTACTTTACTGCTATCGTAGCACCAAGTGCTAACTTTACCATTAAAGTAACGGAAAGCAAAGGCAGTTCATCATCAGCTAATCAGTATGGATTGATGGCGATTCACGGTTCAAACCAAATTACCTTATGGGATCCTAATTGTGGTAAAAAATCGGATGCTGGTGTATTGAGTGGTACAAATAACTCACAAGGAACTTTGACCATTACCAATGCTATACCTGGTGCTACTTATGTATTGTCAGTGAAATATAATCCTAAATCAATACAAGGAAACACCTATTCAGGAAGTGTAGCTCCAACAGTGACTTACAATTTCTCAACTAGCATTGATAATCTAAACGACGGTATTACTAATAACTTTACTTTAGTTCCTAATTCGCAAACTAGTATTGATTTAGTTTCAGGTTGTTCGGTAACCGATCCGGTTGCTACTACAACTACTACCGCTAGAATGGCATCAACATTTGATGCGTACCCGGTTCCGTTCAGAGATGAATTGACAGTGAAATGTAAATTCGAACAGCAGTCACCGGTTACTATTGAAATCTTTGACATCAGAGGTGTTTTAGTTCAAACATTAACGGATGACAATGGTTATAACGAAAAAGAAATTAAGATGAATGTTAATTTCTTAAACGAATCAGGACAAGTTTACTTAATGAGAGTAACTACTAACCAAGGTAGCGAAGTGAAGAAAATTGTTTCTGTAAAAAAATAA
- the cyoE gene encoding heme o synthase, translated as MDATASTFSIKQIAIDFKEITKAGLAISVVFSSIAGYLLGVLDFHDLKVTTLLMLAVGGYCMVGASNAFNQVIEKDLDALMDRTKNRPVASGRMSPNHALFVASLLTIIGLILLYLINPKSAMFGAISIFLYTSIYTPLKTVTPLSVFVGAFPGAIPFMLGWVAATNDFGIEAGTLFLIQFFWQFPHFWAIGWFLYEDYEKAGFFMLPTGKKDTSTALQTILYSVWLLVASLLPCLGYTGRLFLSPVAAGLVFLLGLWMIFYAIKLYQLRTAKAARTLMLVSVSYISLLQLVYIIDKFLR; from the coding sequence ATGGACGCCACCGCATCTACATTTTCTATCAAACAAATTGCGATTGATTTTAAAGAAATCACCAAAGCAGGTTTGGCAATTAGCGTGGTGTTTTCTTCTATAGCCGGGTACCTGCTCGGCGTTCTCGATTTTCACGATTTAAAAGTAACCACTTTATTGATGTTAGCCGTGGGCGGATACTGTATGGTGGGCGCTTCCAACGCTTTTAACCAAGTTATCGAAAAGGATCTGGATGCATTGATGGACAGAACAAAAAACCGTCCGGTGGCTTCGGGCAGAATGTCGCCCAATCATGCCTTGTTTGTGGCAAGCTTGCTAACCATCATCGGTTTAATTTTATTGTATTTGATAAACCCGAAATCAGCCATGTTTGGTGCGATTTCTATCTTTTTATATACCAGTATTTATACTCCTTTAAAAACAGTCACCCCACTTTCGGTATTTGTCGGAGCTTTTCCCGGTGCTATTCCTTTTATGTTGGGCTGGGTTGCGGCTACCAATGATTTTGGTATCGAAGCTGGCACCTTGTTTTTGATACAGTTTTTTTGGCAGTTTCCTCATTTTTGGGCCATCGGTTGGTTTCTTTACGAAGACTATGAAAAAGCCGGTTTCTTTATGTTGCCTACTGGCAAAAAAGATACCTCGACCGCTTTGCAAACCATACTATATTCTGTTTGGTTGTTGGTGGCTTCTTTACTACCTTGCTTGGGCTATACCGGAAGATTATTTCTTTCGCCTGTAGCGGCAGGATTGGTTTTTTTACTGGGACTTTGGATGATTTTTTACGCAATAAAACTATACCAATTGAGAACCGCCAAAGCAGCTCGCACGCTGATGCTGGTAAGTGTTTCTTATATCAGTTTGTTACAATTGGTTTACATAATAGATAAATTTTTAAGATAA
- a CDS encoding cytochrome c oxidase subunit 3 codes for MATTPMTAEEHKARTARSYKLLLWFAMMSMTMMFAGVTSAFVVSKSREDWMKDFQLPSAFYLSSLAIILCSVTFHLAKKAIQKDNRKATTNFLLLTLALGISFVVLQFKGFGQIVEAGYYFTGPESNIATTFLYVIAVLHLAHLAGGLISLLIIIYNHFKQKYNSSQLLGIELGAMYWHFLDFLWICLFLFLYFFK; via the coding sequence ATGGCCACAACACCCATGACCGCCGAAGAACATAAAGCAAGAACCGCACGTTCATACAAATTGCTGTTATGGTTCGCTATGATGAGTATGACAATGATGTTTGCAGGAGTTACCAGTGCTTTTGTAGTTAGCAAATCAAGAGAGGACTGGATGAAAGATTTTCAATTGCCATCCGCTTTTTACCTTAGTTCGTTAGCGATAATTTTGTGTAGTGTTACGTTTCATTTGGCCAAAAAAGCCATTCAGAAAGACAACCGAAAAGCAACCACCAATTTCCTTTTACTAACGTTAGCCCTCGGAATTTCATTTGTAGTATTGCAATTTAAAGGCTTCGGACAAATCGTTGAAGCCGGTTATTATTTCACCGGACCGGAGAGTAACATTGCCACTACGTTTTTATATGTAATCGCTGTGTTGCACTTGGCTCACCTTGCCGGAGGGCTGATTTCACTTTTAATCATAATTTATAATCATTTTAAACAAAAATACAATTCAAGTCAATTGCTTGGAATTGAACTAGGTGCAATGTACTGGCACTTTCTTGATTTCTTGTGGATTTGTTTGTTTTTGTTTTTATATTTCTTTAAATAA
- a CDS encoding cytochrome c oxidase subunit 3, protein MGATVTTANKTENTWGGGNEPMGASYGKLMMWFFIVSDALTFSGFLAAYGFSRFKFIDNWPIADEVFTHFPFMHGVEAPMYYVALMTFILIFSSVTMVLAVDAGHQMKQKKVAFYMLLTIVGGLIFVGSQAWEWKNFIKGEFGAVETKGGSIIQFVNKEGERVKLEDFAVHLPEQREELTRSHGKWFMQSEESLASYSVAEVQAGFKAHPELLVRTEKIYRDTKEDQANTKLQPGLNKNKHREIVNRAESEVLVGNAHIVVEGANLKRNEYGSKLFADFFFFITGFHGFHVFSGVVINFIIFLNVLLGTYEKRRTYEMVEKVGLYWHFVDLVWVFVFTFFYLV, encoded by the coding sequence ATGGGAGCGACAGTTACTACTGCAAATAAAACTGAAAATACTTGGGGCGGCGGAAATGAACCAATGGGTGCCAGTTATGGCAAATTGATGATGTGGTTTTTCATCGTATCGGATGCTTTAACCTTCTCCGGTTTCCTTGCTGCTTACGGATTTTCAAGATTCAAATTTATAGACAATTGGCCAATCGCCGATGAGGTGTTTACACACTTCCCGTTTATGCATGGGGTGGAAGCACCAATGTATTACGTGGCATTAATGACCTTTATCTTAATCTTCTCTTCGGTAACGATGGTATTAGCCGTTGATGCCGGACATCAGATGAAACAAAAGAAAGTGGCATTTTATATGTTGCTGACGATTGTTGGAGGTTTAATCTTCGTTGGTTCACAAGCTTGGGAGTGGAAAAACTTCATCAAAGGAGAGTTTGGTGCTGTTGAAACGAAAGGCGGAAGTATCATTCAATTCGTAAACAAAGAAGGTGAAAGAGTAAAATTAGAAGATTTTGCTGTTCACTTACCGGAACAAAGAGAAGAGTTAACCAGAAGCCATGGTAAATGGTTTATGCAAAGCGAAGAGTCTTTAGCCAGTTATTCAGTGGCTGAAGTACAAGCAGGATTCAAAGCACATCCTGAATTATTAGTAAGAACAGAGAAAATCTACAGAGACACTAAAGAAGACCAAGCTAATACTAAATTACAACCGGGCTTAAACAAAAACAAACACAGAGAGATTGTTAACAGAGCCGAATCGGAAGTGTTAGTTGGAAACGCTCATATAGTAGTAGAAGGAGCTAACTTAAAAAGAAACGAATACGGAAGTAAATTGTTTGCTGATTTCTTCTTCTTCATTACAGGTTTCCACGGATTCCACGTATTCTCGGGAGTGGTTATCAATTTTATCATTTTCTTGAACGTTCTTTTAGGAACTTATGAGAAAAGAAGAACTTATGAAATGGTAGAAAAAGTTGGACTTTATTGGCACTTTGTTGATTTAGTTTGGGTATTCGTATTTACATTCTTCTACTTAGTTTAA
- a CDS encoding cytochrome C oxidase subunit IV family protein, producing the protein MSHAHEHVSNTKRIWMVFALLSVVTTVEVFLGIVRPDFLFMHNFISMNLLNWVFIILTLYKAYYIVWAFMHMEGEKSSLRWAVVATVIFLVLYLLFILLVEADYIYEVFKNSTIKWNF; encoded by the coding sequence ATGTCACACGCACACGAACACGTATCAAATACAAAAAGAATCTGGATGGTTTTTGCCTTGCTGTCTGTTGTAACTACAGTTGAGGTATTTTTAGGGATCGTAAGACCAGATTTTTTATTCATGCACAATTTCATTAGCATGAACTTATTAAACTGGGTTTTCATCATATTAACCTTGTATAAAGCGTACTACATTGTTTGGGCGTTTATGCACATGGAAGGTGAGAAAAGCAGTTTGCGTTGGGCTGTAGTAGCCACCGTAATTTTCCTTGTATTATATTTACTTTTTATATTATTGGTTGAAGCCGATTACATTTATGAGGTTTTTAAAAACTCTACCATTAAATGGAATTTTTAA
- a CDS encoding TlpA family protein disulfide reductase, translated as MKKNIVLFVLFILPIVAYLFFASGVNSFITLPTITKTIPDVNPQWKSLNGETVTLNKKITILGFAGQNLMENSGNFFTLNQKIYNKYREFKDFQFVFIAPDGTQEQAKRLLKELSGLTNVSGYHFVFAPTSDIQSYFANLKLLGKLDSNSGTPMVYIIDKKRNLRGRKGKSVQGAPEYKEGYNTTSAAELHNDMMDDVKIILAEYRLALKRNNADRKI; from the coding sequence ATGAAAAAAAATATTGTCCTTTTTGTACTGTTTATTTTGCCAATTGTAGCGTATCTTTTCTTTGCATCAGGCGTCAACAGTTTTATCACACTGCCTACCATTACCAAAACAATTCCGGATGTTAATCCCCAATGGAAATCGCTGAACGGGGAAACGGTAACACTCAATAAAAAAATAACCATATTAGGTTTTGCCGGTCAAAATTTGATGGAAAACAGCGGTAACTTTTTTACGCTGAATCAAAAGATTTATAACAAATACAGAGAATTTAAAGACTTCCAGTTTGTGTTTATTGCTCCTGATGGTACTCAGGAACAAGCCAAAAGACTGCTGAAAGAACTAAGCGGTCTGACCAATGTTTCGGGCTATCATTTTGTATTTGCACCAACTTCTGACATTCAATCTTATTTTGCCAATTTGAAACTGTTAGGCAAGTTAGATTCCAACTCAGGAACACCCATGGTTTACATTATTGATAAGAAAAGAAACCTGCGCGGTCGAAAGGGTAAAAGCGTTCAAGGAGCACCGGAATACAAAGAAGGATACAATACCACCTCGGCAGCCGAATTGCACAACGACATGATGGATGACGTCAAAATTATATTGGCTGAATACCGTTTGGCTTTGAAAAGAAATAACGCTGATAGAAAAATTTAG
- a CDS encoding DUF420 domain-containing protein: MSNSDAQSTPTLEKKFRGAIIAVSIIIPIAVAVLFSVKLKDFGFQVEPLSFLPPIYATINGITAILLILAVMSIKKGNRVRHEKLMTMAIGCSVIFLVMYVAYHMTASDTKFGDANGDGILDAAEKIQVGSIRFVYYFILLTHILLSIIIIPMVLFTYVRAMAEQFDRHKKLAKITFPIWLYVAVTGVIVYLMISPYYAN; encoded by the coding sequence ATGAGTAATTCAGACGCACAATCAACCCCAACCTTAGAGAAAAAATTCAGAGGAGCCATTATTGCCGTATCCATAATAATTCCGATTGCAGTTGCTGTTTTGTTTTCAGTAAAGCTAAAGGATTTTGGGTTTCAGGTAGAGCCACTGTCTTTCTTACCGCCAATCTATGCTACGATTAATGGAATTACAGCTATTCTTTTGATTTTGGCCGTAATGTCGATTAAGAAAGGGAACAGAGTTCGTCACGAGAAACTAATGACGATGGCTATAGGTTGTTCGGTGATTTTTTTGGTGATGTATGTGGCTTATCATATGACGGCCAGTGACACCAAATTCGGTGATGCCAATGGTGACGGAATTTTAGATGCTGCCGAAAAGATCCAAGTAGGTTCGATTCGGTTTGTGTATTATTTCATTTTGCTTACCCATATACTGTTGTCAATTATTATCATTCCGATGGTACTGTTTACTTACGTGAGAGCCATGGCGGAACAATTTGACAGACATAAGAAGTTGGCCAAAATAACCTTTCCTATATGGCTTTATGTGGCTGTCACCGGAGTAATCGTCTATTTAATGATTTCACCTTATTATGCTAACTAA